tgagtggggactttttttgtgAGATTGAGAATTAATTGGTTTCCTTTTATTCgttatttgtgaggcagaatgaacaaacagttgaacaccacgcactTCTGGTTCATCCATcatggttttctattagactgtgaactgtcattgtcttggtaaataagtTTTTTTTAcacagcttgccatttttatggacagtttcattagaaatgttcaaaaatataaaactcaaggatattttattataaaataataattgttttttatcttagcagatgactgtaccaaaagatcagaggaacagctgagatcttcagtttttaaatctgatgatcttgagatcctacaagatacaactgaagtgattgcttttactccagatataccatcatccattcacagcaaagatctgtcatctgatcctatgaaacaagtcccatcttctgattcattaccgactagtaaggaaaatcaaagtcacaaaagaggcattaaaaaacaatctGCTCTGAAAGcaaagaagcctttttcatgttcagaatgtgggaaatattttacatggAAATCACGTTTTGTTatgcaccaaagaactcacacaggggagaagccattttcctgttcagaatgcgggaaatgttttaacaataaaTCATCGTGTGTTatgcaccagagaatccacacaggggagaagcctttttcatgttcagaatgtggaaaatgttttaacaatAAATCATAttatgttaagcaccagagaatccacacagggggaatgcctttttcctgttcagaatgtgggaaatgttttcactGGAAAAAtgctcttgttagtcaccagagaatccacacaggggaaaagcctttttcatgttcagaatgtgggaaatgttttaacaataaaTCAGATTATGTTacgcaccagagaatccacacaggggagaagcctttttcatgttcagaatgtgggaaatgttttgcacgtaaatcaAATTTTGTTTCTcaccagaaaattcacacaggagcaaaacctttttcatgttcagaatgcgggaaatgttttaacaataaaTCAGATTGTGTTacgcaccagagaatccacacaagggagaagcctttttcatgttcagaatgtgggaaatgttttgcacagaaATCACACTTTGCTAACCACCAGAaaggtcacacaggggagaagcctttttactgttcagaatgtggaaaatgttttgcacgtaaatcaAATTTTGTTTCTCACCAGAGAATTAACACAGGAGcaaaacctttttcctgttcagaatgtgggaaatattttaaccaaaaATGCAGTCTTGCTATACACCAGAAAACTCAcaaaggggagaagcctttttcctgttcagaatgtgggaaatgttttaaccggaaatgggATCtttttagacatcagagcagtcacacaagggagaagtctttttcattttcttaatgtggggaatattttacttggaaatcaaacatcagagatgtcacataggggagaagccttttttatgttcataatgttgaaatagttttaaccaaaatttgatcttcttaaaggggttatctcttgtcattcctcatgtttgatgACAAAagaataaaactaaactttattatttccaAATGTAAATCTATACACACaaattcaccccctgaaggttagtcagaaggtgattaatagaaaaaacatgtaccccacatttcagtatatagggtgaggtgatgtATACACACTCAATCttcaagcctctcatttctacaggtttcatcgtcctcaccaaaggtgACTCATCAGGAGACTTTATTTAATATTGACTTATATTCAAGCGAgacaagactaaaaaaaaaaaaaactaaaatcatatatcatgttatccgaaacagtcagataACTAGCCATATATAGGCAGATCCCAGACTTCAAACTATAGACTTCTTAAGTTTATAAGCGTCTCCAGTGGCGGTCAGTTAGGAATAgaaagtatgtgaaaatacagtataattgTGATTTTTCTCTTATAGTGACTGCCCTAGTTTGGAATTGTAACAGCTGtcaattagtagtgcagacaaattgtcctaaACTGAACTCAgttttcagacggcccaatatgtACAACTCATGGAACACTTACCTGCTTCAAAGATCAAtggcagcttctaactaatggccatgctgcagTCTGTCAAGCAATGAGTGCAAGATCATTATAAGGATTAGGAATATGGGCAATCATAATGTCTGGGAGATTTGTGCAAATATTCAGTATGAATATGGAAATTATATCTGGAGCagttaagtgttccctgagcggtatatactgtattttcacatactatctattcctgacactggagtgacttataaacttacgaagtatatagtttgaagtctggtatctgccaatatgtggctagttttctgaatgtttcggataacatgatacacgATTTTAGGGTTTTCTTCATCTAGTCTCGtgtgaatataggtcaatattaaataaagtctcctgatgagtcgtcTTTGGTGAGGATGACGAAAcccatagaaatgagaggcttggagagtgagtatGTACACATCACCTCACCTTATATACTGAGGCGTGGGatatatgttttttctattagtcaccttctgactagccttcagggggtgaattgtgggtatagttttacatttgcaattaataaagtttagttttatccttttgtcagtgaATCTTCTAATCAAGGgataattatatacatatataattattttttctcagtgaactcattcctcatgtttggcctcattaaaataaaaacactcatactctgctggCGTACCTCCTCTGCTTTAGTGGTGTCGAGACTCAGTGTCCCGGGGCTTATGTGTGGTTGTTACATCACACAAGCCTTGTGCCCAATCAGCGGCAGCTTCACTGTTTTCGCCTTTGGACGTactgaacatcaacaggaagccagggcCGCGGCTGCTCTCTGACTGCCTCATGAAGCTCGATTTGTCCGAaagtggggacagtgacaccagcgctgattgggcacagggctcacatgatGTAAAAATCTCAAAAGAGACCCAAGAATGAACCGCTGAAATGGTGCCAGCATGGGAGGtttgtataagtgtttttattttaataggaCCAAACATAAGGAatgaaaaggggttgtccaactagTGGCCAAGCTTTTTAAACATCAAAAATCCCAGAGAGAAAAGTTATTATCATACCTAGAGTGAGAAATGAATTACAGGAAAATCATATTTTGTTGAACGTCAAAAATAACTCTGACGGGGAGAACCTATGTATGTTATTGACAAATTGACAAAAACATGATGCACGCGGCGTGCGTTCAAGGATGGaatattatatgggagttttatagATTAAATTCGAATTGAGAATATTATATAGGAGTTTTATAGGATAAACCAAATACCAACAGAAAATAAATTacccaaaacaaacatttatcagtaCAAATGACTCATCTATATTAGGTAAAGTATAAaagaattgcaccattttccgatacctgttgcGTCTCCATTTTGCATGATttcgggttgggtgagagcttattttttgtgtgctgagctgacatttttaatgaataCAATTTTGTTGCAACTGCGATCTTTTGatcaccgttattgcattttaatgcattgttgcagcgacctaaaaaacttagttctggtgtttttactttttttctcgttacgccgtttaacaatcaggttaattctttttttacattgaAAGAAcaagcgattctgaatgcagcgataccaaatacgtatatgtttgatttttttttttattgtttttgagtGGGGCGAATGGGGGTAATTtacactttttatatttttttacattttttaaatatttttaaaaacattttattttttacttttggcattgtgAAAACATAcatcattgtatcttaattaaccagacgactatatttagcaaaccaagaataacagaatgttatctgtatgttggTTTTCAaatttaaaggtactgtcacactagacgatatcgctagcgatccgtgacgttgcagcgtcctcgctagcgatatcgtccagtgtgacaggcagcagcgatcaggcccctgctgtgatgtcgctggtcggggaagaaagtccagaactttatttcgtcgctggactccccgtagacatcgctgaatcggcgtgtgtgacaccgattcagcgatgtcttcactggtaaccagggtaaacatcgggtaactaagcgcagggcaaaaccagggattcaagcttcaggaggctaatttgcatattccaggtgccttctgggagaagcgaagtctccctaagctagaagatcgttgggtacagccgggaccagctgcttcgaaagcatcaccaaaccagggattcaagcttcaggaggctaatttacatattccaggtgccttctgggagaagcgaagtctccctaagctagaagatcgttgggtacagccgggaccagctgcttcgaaagcatcaccaaaccagggattcaagcttcaggaggctaatttgcatattccaggtgccttctgggagaagcgaagtctccctaagctagaagatcgttgggtacagccgggaccagctgcttcgaaagcatcaccaaaccagggattcaagcttcaggaggctaatttgcatattccaggtgccttctgggagaagcgaagtctccctaagctagaagatcgttgggtacagccgggaccagctgcttcgaaagcatcaccaaaccagggattcaagcttcaggaggctaatttgcatattccaggtgccttctgggagaagcgaagtctccctaagctagaagatcgttgggtacagccgggaccagctgcttcgaaagcatcaccaaaccagggattcaagcttcaggaggctaatttgcatattccaggtgccttctgggagaagcgaagtctccctaagctagaagatcgttgggtacagccgggaccagctgcttcgaaagcatcaccaaaccagggattcaagcttcaggaggctaatttgcatattccaggtgccttctgggagaagcgaagtctccctaagctagaagatcgttgggtacagccgggaccagctgcttcgaaagcatcaccaaaccagggattcaagcttcaggaggctaatttgcatattccaggtgccttctgggagaagcgaagtctccctaagctagaagatcgttgggtacagccgggaccagctgcttcgaaagcatcaccaaaccagggattcaagcttcaggaggctaatttgcatattccaggtgccttctgggagaagcgaagtctccctaagctagaagatcgttgggtacagccgggaccagctgcttcgaaagcatcaccaaaccagggattcaagcttcaggaggctaatttgcatattccaggtgccttctgggagaagcgaagtctccctaagctagaagatcgttgggtacagccgggaccagctgcttcgaaagcatcaccaaaccagggattcaagcttcaggaggctaatttgcatattccaggtgccttctgggagaagcgaagtctccctaagctagaagatcgttgggtacagccgggaccagctgcttcgaaagcatcaccaaaccagggattcaagcttcaggaggctaatttgcatattccaggtgccttctgggagaagcgaagtctccctaagctagaagatcgttgggtacagccgggaccagctgcttcgaaagcatcaccaaaccagggattcaagcttcaggaggctaatttgcatattccaggtgccttctgggagaagcgaagtctccctaagctagaagatcgttgggtacagccgggaccagctgcttcgaaagcatcaccaaaccagggattcaagcttcaggaggctaatttgcatattccaggtgccttctgggagaagcgaagtctccctaagctagaagatcgttgggtacagccgggaccagctgcttcgaaagcatcaccaaaccagggattcaagcttcaggaggctaatttgcatattccaggtgccttctgggagaagcgaagtctccctaagctagaagatcgttgggtacagccgggaccagctgcttcgaaagcatcaccaaaccagggattcaagcttcaggaggctaatttgcatattccaggtgccttctgggagaagcgaagtctccctaagctagaagatcgttgggtacagccgggaccagctgcttcgaaagcatcaccaaaccagggattcaagcttcaggaggctaatttgcatattccaggtgccttctgggagaagcgaagtctccctaagctagaagatcgttgggtacagccgggaccagctgcttcgaaagcatcaccaaaccagggattcaagcttcaggaggctaatttgcatattccaggtgccttctgggagaagcgaagtctccctaagctagaagatcgttgggtacagccgggaccagctgcttcgaaagcatcaccaaaccagggattcaagcttcaggaggctaatttgcatattccaggtgccttctgggagaagcgaagtctccctaagctagaagatcgttgggtacagccgggaccagctgcttcgaaagcatcaccaaaccagggattcaagcttcaggaggctaatttgcatattccaggtgccttctgggagaagcgaagtctccctaagctagaagatcgttgggtacagccgggaccagctgcttcgaaagcatcaccaaaccagggattcaagcttcaggaggctaatttgcatattccaggtgccttctgggagaagcgaagtctccctaagctagaagatcgttgggtacagccgggaccagctgcttcgaaagcatcaccaaaccagggattcaagcttcaggaggctaatttgcatattccaggtgccttctgggagaagcgaagtctccctaagctagaagatcgttgggtacagccgggaccagctgcttcgaaagcatcaccaaaccagggattcaagcttcaggaggctaatttgcatattccaggtgccttctgggagaagcgaagtctccctaagctagaagatcgttgggtacagccgggaccagctgcttcgaaagcatcaccaaaccagggattcaagcttcaggaggctaatttgcatattccaggtgccttctgggagaagcgaagtctccctaagctagaagatcgttgggtacagccgggaccagctgcttc
This is a stretch of genomic DNA from Ranitomeya imitator isolate aRanImi1 unplaced genomic scaffold, aRanImi1.pri SCAFFOLD_426, whole genome shotgun sequence. It encodes these proteins:
- the LOC138656328 gene encoding oocyte zinc finger protein XlCOF7.1-like, which produces MKQVPSSDSLPTSKENQSHKRGIKKQSALKAKKPFSCSECGKYFTWKSRFVMHQRTHTGEKPFSCSECGKCFNNKSSCVMHQRIHTGEKPFSCSECGKCFNNKSYYVKHQRIHTGGMPFSCSECGKCFHWKNALVSHQRIHTGEKPFSCSECGKCFNNKSDYVTHQRIHTGEKPFSCSECGKCFARKSNFVSHQKIHTGAKPFSCSECGKCFNNKSDCVTHQRIHTREKPFSCSECGKCFAQKSHFANHQKGHTGEKPFYCSECGKCFARKSNFVSHQRINTGAKPFSCSECGKYFNQKCSLAIHQKTHKGEKPFSCSECGKCFNRKWDLFRHQSSHTREKSFSFS